Proteins encoded together in one Quercus lobata isolate SW786 chromosome 3, ValleyOak3.0 Primary Assembly, whole genome shotgun sequence window:
- the LOC115981343 gene encoding beta-amyrin 28-monooxygenase-like, whose amino-acid sequence MDFFPNLLHLVILCISVSLIFLIYKQKSNHAKLPPGKMGWPVIGETLEFAMARRRGAQEIFFNERMRKYSQDLFKTSLFGENMVVFCGASANKSLFHNDKKNLSTWWPRSMQKIVSSPELVEDVAQKDFVQMRRAVVEFLKPEALQHFVPIMDSMAKEHLETEWSPYREVKVFPLSKKYAFALACRFFLSVTNHNHVTKFADHFAIIIRGLLSVPINIPGTTFNRAIRAGKVVRQEILEVIKQRKKELSENDGTVARDFLTHSLLELDENGKAINEMMIASRIMSLLIAGHDTTNSAITFVLKYLAEFPHVYSEVFKEQMEIAISKGPNDLLNWDDIKKMKYSWNVVLESMRLTPPTQGTFREVVNDFTYTNFTIPKGWKTFWTPYSTHKNPKYFQDPEKFNPSRFEGNGPEPYTFVPFGGGPRMCPGREYARLEILVFMHNVVTRFKWEKAILDEKLSFYVSPIPVNGLPIYLKPHSHK is encoded by the exons ATGGATTTCTTCCCAAACTTGCTTCACCTTGTAATCCTTTGTATTTCGGTCTCTCTCATATTccttatatataaacaaaaatccAATCATGCCAAGTTGCCACCCGGTAAAATGGGATGGCCTGTAATTGGAGAAACATTGGAATTTGCCATGGCAAGAAGAAGAGGAGCCCAAGAGATCTTCTTTAacgaaagaatgagaaaatattCACAGGATCTCTTCAAAACCTCACTGTTTGGTGAGAACATGGTTGTGTTTTGTGGTGCTTCAGCAAACAAGTCTCTGTTCCACAAcgataaaaaaaatctctccaCTTGGTGGCCACGCTCCATGCAAAAAATAGTATCTTCTCCTGAACTTGTTGAAGATGTAGCCCAaaaagattttgttcaaatgaGGAGGGCCGTGGTTGAATTTCTCAAGCCCGAAGCTCTTCAACATTTCGTACCCATCATGGATTCCATGGCAAAGGAACACTTGGAGACAGAGTGGTCTCCTTACAGAGAAGTCAAAGTTTTTCCGCTCTCCAAGAAATATGCCTTTGCGTTGGcttgtaggttttttttaagCGTCACAAATCACAACCATGTGACAAAATTTGCTGATCACTTTGCCATTATCATACGAGGTTTACTGTCTGTGCCTATAAATATACCAGGCACAACCTTCAACCGTGCCATAAGAGCAGGCAAAGTTGTTCGCCAGGAGATTTTAGAAGTCATCAAACAGAGGAAGAAGGAGCTATCCGAGAATGATGGGACGGTTGCTCGTGACTTTTTAACTCACTCGCTCCTTGAATTAGATGAGAATGGAAAAGCTATTAATGAGATGATGATTGCTAGTAGAATTATGTCCTTACTTATTGCTGGCCATGATACCACAAATTCAGCTATCACATTTGTGTTGAAGTATCTAGCAGAGTTTCCTCATGTTTACAGTGAGGTCTTCAAAG AGCAAATGGAAATTGCAATATCCAAAGGCCCGAATGATTTATTGAATTGGGACGACATTAAAAAGATGAAGTACTCTTGGAATGTGGTACTTGAGTCTATGAGGCTAACACCACCTACTCAAGGAACATTTAGAGAGGTTGTAAATGACTTCACttacacaaattttactattccTAAAGGGTGGAAG ACATTTTGGACTCCATATTCGACACATAAAAATCCCAAATACTTTCAAGATCCTGAGAAATTTAATCCTTCAAGATTTGAAGGGAATGGACCTGAACCTTACACTTTTGTACCATTTGGAGGAGGACCTCGAATGTGTCCTGGGAGGGAGTATGCTCGATTAGAAATACTAGTGTTTATGCATAATGTGGTGACAAGATTCAAGTGGGAGAAAGCAATTCTAGATGAAAAGTTGTCTTTCTATGTATCACCCATTCCAGTTAATGGTCTTCCAATTTACCTTAAGCCTCATAGTCATAAATAA